In Zingiber officinale cultivar Zhangliang chromosome 6A, Zo_v1.1, whole genome shotgun sequence, a single genomic region encodes these proteins:
- the LOC121994889 gene encoding transcription termination factor MTERF15, mitochondrial-like — protein MKRLLYFSLFSKAVSSTRFPLSQDAALLFAILPYSASATAAAAAASTTGKHMFMTQYLVDSCGFDQDKATEASKLLKGIQSRQQPDSVLAFLKSYGFDDASVKKILHHSPKCLLLDVEKTLAPKFRAFEDLGFSPSDIVHLVRSNPDTTKIKHERTVPRIEFWQGLLRSKDALVKLFKSNNWVLGYSIKKRIQPNLEMLRECGVDGQKLDFILRFHPMFISQKADTLKSLISRVEDLGVPQTSGMFHCTLCALFVVHPKKFKMLMDMFRNFGWSQGDFVAAIQKCPSLPRRSLKHLQRKMEFLINEAGYASSYIATRPVLLTLSLERRLIPRHRILATLNSRGHCERDYKVAAYMVVSDAKFIEKYIIVYKDRYPDLSELYASLKHTMASD, from the coding sequence ATGAAGAGGCTACTTTACTTCTCCCTCTTCTCCAAAGCCGTGTCTTCCACTCGTTTTCCTCTCTCCCAGGACGCTGCCCTCCTCTTTGCCATCTTACCTTACTCGGCCTCCGCcactgccgccgccgccgccgcatcCACCACTGGGAAGCACATGTTCATGACCCAATACCTCGTCGACTCATGTGGTTTCGACCAGGATAAGGCCACCGAGGCCTCGAAGCTTCTCAAGGGCATTCAATCCCGGCAGCAGCCCGACTCCGTCCTTGCTTTCCTCAAAAGTTACGGCTTCGATGACGCATCAGTAAAAAAGATCCTACATCACTCCCCCAAATGTCTTCTTTTGGACGTAGAGAAGACACTTGCCCCAAAGTTCCGAGCTTTTGAAGATCTGGGTTTCTCCCCATCCGACATCGTCCACCTCGTCCGATCGAATCCCGACACCACCAAAATCAAACACGAACGCACTGTGCCTAGGATCGAATTTTGGCAAGGCCTTCTCAGATCCAAGGATGCGCTGGTGAAGTTGTTCAAGAGTAACAATTGGGTTCTTGGGTACAGCATCAAGAAGAGGATCCAGCCCAACCTTGAGATGCTTCGGGAATGCGGCGTGGATGGCCAAAAGCTTGACTTTATCTTGCGCTTTCACCCAATGTTCATATCGCAGAAAGCTGATACCTTGAAGTCGTTGATCAGTCGCGTGGAGGACTTGGGAGTGCCACAGACATCCGGGATGTTCCATTGCACTCTGTGTGCACTGTTCGTGGTCCACccaaagaaattcaagatgctaATGGATATGTTCCGGAACTTTGGGTGGTCGCAGGGTGATTTTGTTGCAGCTATCCAAAAGTGTCCTAGTCTGCCGCGAAGGTCTTTGAAGCATTTGCAGAGAAAAATGGAGTTCTTGATAAATGAAGCTGGATATGCTTCTTCTTACATCGCTACACGTCCAGTACTATTGACGCTGAGCTTGGAGAGAAGGTTGATTCCCAGACATCGGATCTTAGCAACCTTGAACTCTAGGGGGCACTGTGAAAGGGATTACAAAGTTGCAGCATACATGGTGGTTTCCGACGCCAAATTCATAGAGAAGTACATCATCGTCTATAAGGACAGGTATCCAGATCTGAGTGAACTCTATGCAAGCTTAAAGCACACAATGGCTTCTGATTAG